A single genomic interval of Camelina sativa cultivar DH55 chromosome 11, Cs, whole genome shotgun sequence harbors:
- the LOC104726484 gene encoding ankyrin repeat and KH domain-containing protein mask-like, with product MPSFAFGSHHHLSNPRDSPYSVEISADGGSTDLDSLSEVDLESGCVPAPDKKLHSGGKKKRTRRRKRKKKKKKKKSGRDCRICHLPLEINQEAADEAEEDEDGGDGDDTDSDEEEEDEEEEYYGLPLQLGCSCKGDLGVAHSKCAETWFKIKGNMTCEICGAMALNVAGEQSNPESTASAHSQAAAGQPQTQTEPRGIWHGRPVMNFLLAAMVFAFIVSWLFHFKVLK from the exons atgccttcttttgcttttggatCTCATCACCATCTGTCGAATCCTAGAGACTCGCCCTACTCCGTCGAAATTAGCGCCGACGGTGGCTCCACCGACTTGGATTCTTTGTCTGAGGTCGATTTAGAGAGCGGCTGTGTTCCGGCGCCGGATAAAAAGCTGCATTCTGGtggtaagaagaagaggacaaggaggaggaagaggaaaaagaagaagaagaagaagaaaagtggtAGAGATTGCAGGATCTGTCATCTTCCTTTAGAGATTAACCAAGAAGCAGCTGACgaagctgaagaagatgaagatggtggtgatggtgatgatactgattctgatgaagaagaagaagacgaagaagaagagtattaTGGTTTGCCTTTGCAATTAGGTTGCTCTTGTAAAGGTGATTTGGGTGTAGCTCATAGTAAGTGTGCTGAGACTTGGTTCAAGATCAAAGGAAACAT GACATGTGAGATATGCGGGGCAATGGCTCTAAACGTGGCTGGCGAACAGTCGAACCCAGAGAGTACTGCCTCTGCCCATTCACAAGCAGCTGCAGGACAACCCCAGACTCAGACAGAGCCACGGGGAATCTGGCATGGTCGTCCTGTTATGAACTTCTTACTTGCCGCTATGGTCTTTGCCTTCATTGTTTCTTGGCTGTTTCACTTCAAAGTCCTCAAGTGA
- the LOC104728984 gene encoding probable serine/threonine-protein kinase At5g41260, which yields MIHMRDXLEKIGYKDDEGVANELSFQVWTDQIQETLNAKKQGDAAFKGKDFVTAVECYTQFIEDGTMVSPTVFARRCLCYLMSNMPQEALGDAMQAQVVSPEWPTAFYLQAAALFSLGMDKDACETLKDGTSLEAKKQNNRN from the exons ATGATTCACAT GAGGGACNTTCTTGAAAAGATTGGATACAAAGACGACGAGGGCGTAGCAAATGAG CTCTCATTCCAAGTGTGGACCGACCAGATTCAGGAGACTCTAAACGCTAAGAAACAAGGAGATGCTGCGTTCAAAGGCAAAGACTTTGTCACCGCCGTCGAATGTTACACACAG TTCATCGAAGATGGCACAATGGTATCACCAACAGTTTTTGCAAGGAGGTGTTTGTGTTATCTGATGAGCAACATGCCTCAAGAGGCTCTTGGTGATGCAATGCAGGCGCAAGTAGTGTCTCCTGAGTGGCCAACGGCTTTCTATCTTCAGGCTGCTGCTCTCTTCAGCCTTGGAATGGATAAAGATGCTTGCGAAACCCTAAAAGATGGAACTTCCTTGGAAGCTAAGAAACAGAACAACAGAAACTGA
- the LOC104728985 gene encoding probable serine/threonine-protein kinase At5g41260 has product XDLVRLASRCLQYEARERPNVKSLVSSLAPLQKETDVPSYVLMGIPHGAASPKETTSLTPLGDACSRLDLTAIHEILEKIGYKDDEGVANELSFQVWTDQIQETLNAKKQGDAAFKGKDFVTAVECYTQFIEDGTMVSPTVFARRCLCYLMSNMPQEALGDAMQAQVVSPEWPTAFYLQAAALFSLGMDKDACETLKDGTSLEAKKQNNRN; this is encoded by the exons TGNGATTTGGTTCGCTTAGCTTCCCGTTGTTTGCAGTATGAAGCTCGTGAAAGGCCAAATGTGAAATCTCTTGTGTCCTCACTTGCTCCTCTTCAAAAGGAAACTGAT GTTCCGTCTTATGTGCTAATGGGTATACCACATGGAGCTGCTTCTCCAAAGGAAACAACTTCGCTAACCCCTCTTGGCGACGCTTGTTCAAGACTTGATCTCACTGCCATCCATGAAATTCTTGAAAAGATTGGATACAAAGACGACGAGGGCGTAGCAAATGAG CTCTCATTCCAAGTGTGGACCGACCAGATTCAGGAGACTCTAAACGCTAAGAAACAAGGAGATGCTGCGTTCAAAGGCAAAGACTTTGTCACCGCCGTCGAATGTTACACACAG TTCATCGAAGATGGCACAATGGTATCACCAACAGTTTTTGCAAGGAGGTGTTTGTGTTATCTGATGAGCAACATGCCTCAAGAGGCTCTTGGTGATGCAATGCAGGCGCAAGTAGTGTCTCCTGAGTGGCCAACGGCTTTCTATCTTCAGGCTGCTGCTCTCTTCAGCCTTGGAATGGATAAAGATGCTTGCGAAACCCTAAAAGATGGAACTTCCTTGGAAGCTAAGAAACAGAACAACAGAAACTGA